The Besnoitia besnoiti strain Bb-Ger1 chromosome Unknown contig00018, whole genome shotgun sequence genome contains a region encoding:
- a CDS encoding putative phosphatidylcholine-sterol O-acyltransferase (encoded by transcript BESB_032820), with protein MSVIHARSGRRVARSKVSLLAGLLLSSVILCGPLGTFGFKTDVPATSPFSPFRASIRASSSASEPAGSFHTSASFPPGSVDTHEPGTLKTARSSDSDSEALVRDPDSASHSAASSAAPSSVSSPSAALGKSAGDDTDGAPSASRVHGPDSAVDHALFVVPGIAGSGLFATVKNAVISACEKSPLNYLVPFRVWASLTLVLPPASHQKCWIEMMKMKVDENGQVYSSQDGVTVEVDGYGGVHAIDYLDYYMNNTYGVPASAYMHVMIRTLLSLHYAQFVTLRGVPYDWRLPPWQLDYGQLKADIEDRYAELKNRKVDLISHSLGSIVLCFFLNRVVDQAWKDKYIGSMTLVAPATGGSFKAIKSLLSGYDDATDFDIWNVIDISLFPSVLLRELLQTMGSIYALLPDPAIYGPDRVVIRVARPPKDRLPSASLPDTPAPPNALEIQPARAATAEDAATSASATAYGEMRRLDAVMTHEEVVDERSRGDRGKQLLNTFTGVPSSYAVGAEETQPPQGEANAGPQRARLPSVGGASAEAEEDAADLEVRRQAILREFELQNRLSPEQRAARQRERHRAFVEKETRRLEDALRRAQEQGLEEDVYTLSNWTSLLPADLQRRVKTAQDTMAGVVSDPGVPVRCIWSTFEQPTTDVAYYYATGSLDRHPIRIFDYGDDTVPLPSLSLCASWPSTVQTKVFSNLDHMYLFTDPEFNRYVFDTFSPAQPNASGGSADKKTQQDRVPGSSPSGLSGSVGAGGESA; from the exons ATGTCGGTGATACATGCACGGTCGGGGAGGAGAGTCGCGCGCTCGAAGGTTTCTTTGCTCGCAGGCCTTCTTCTAAGCTCTGTCATTCTCTGCGGCCCTCTCGGCACATTTGGCTTCAAAACCGACGTTCCTGCTACATCCCCCTTCTCGCCATTCCGGGCCTCGAttcgcgcgtcctcttcggcctccgAACCTGCCGGAAGCTTTCACACTTCCGCTTCCTTCCCGCCAGGAAGTGTTGACACACATGAACCTGGTACCCTGAAGACGGCCAGGAGCTCGGATTCCGACTCTGAGGCCCTCGTCCGCGACCCCGATTCCGCTTCTCAcagcgctgcgtcgtctgcagctccgTCTTCTGTATCGTCCCCTTCCGCTGCGCTCGGCAAGTCGGCTGGCGACGACACGGATGGCGCaccctccgcctctcgtgTCCACGGCCCCGACTCTGCAGTGGACCACGCGCTGTTTGTCGTTCCCGGCATTGCAGGCAGCGGCCTGTTCGCCACGGTGAAGAACGCAGTGATTTCCGCCTGTGAGAAGTCGCCCCTAAACTACCTCGTCCCCTTCCGTGTGTGGGCTTCGCTGACGCTCGTCCTGCCACCCGCGAGTCACCAGAAATGTTGGATCGAAATGATGAAGATGAAAGTCGACGAGAACGGACAAGTGTACTCGTCGCAGGACGGAGTAACTGTCGAG GTTGACGGATACGGCGGTGTCCACGCAATCGACTACTTAGATTACTATATGAACAACACCTACGGCGTCCCTGCAAGCGCCTACATGCACGTGATGATCCGCACGCTCTTGTCGCTCCACTATGCGCAGTTCGTCACGCTCCGCGGGGTCCCGTACGActggcgcctgccgccgtgGCAG ctcgaCTACGGGCAGCTCAAGGCAGACATTGAAGACCGGTACGCGGAACTGAAGAACAGGAAAGTGGACCTCATTTCCCACAGTCTAGGCAGCATTGTCCTTTGCTTCTTCTTGAACCGGGTCGTCGACCAAGCGTGGAAAGACAAGTACATCGGCTCGATGACCCTcgtggcgcccgcgacagGAGGCAGCTTCAAGGCAATCAAGTCGTTGCTCTCCGG ATACGACGACGCAACCGACTTCGACATCTGGAATGTGATTGACATCAGTCTTTTTCCGTCAGTTCTGTTGCGAGAGCTCCTGCAGACCATGGGGTCCATCTACGCGTTGCTGCCAGACCCGGCG ATATATGGCCCTGATCGTGTGGTGATCCGCGTGGCGCGTCCGCCCAAAGATCGActgccttccgcctctctgcctgaTACACCTGCCCCGCCAAATGCACTCGAAATCCAACCAGCACGCGCAGCAAcggcagaggacgcggcaaCGAGTGCGAGTGCCACAGCATATGGCGAGATGAGGCGCCTGGATGCCGTCATGACGCATGAGGAGGTTGTGGACGAGCGGAgcagaggcgaccgcgggaAACAGCTGCTAAATACGTTCACAGGAGTTCCATCCAGTTACGCTGTAGgtgcggaggagacgcagccaCCTCAGGGTGAAGCGAATGCGGGTCCCCAACGCGCCCGTTTGCCATCCGTTGGAGGGGCTTCAGCAGAGGCTGAAGAAGATGCTGCCGACTTGGAAGTTCGCCGACAGGCCATTTTGCGAGAATTTGAGCTGCAGAACCGCTTGTCGCCCGAACAACGCGctgcgagacagcgagaaagGCATCGCGCTTTTGTTGAGAAGGAAACCCGTCGGCTGGAGGACGCCTTGCGCCGAGCGCAGGAGCAGGGATTAGAAGAGGACGTCTACACGCTGTCCAACTGGAcctcgcttcttcctgcCGACCTCCAAAGGAGAGTGAAAACCGCACAGGATACGATGGCAGGCGTTGTTTCCGATCCAGGG GTTCCGGTCCGTTGTATTTGGAGCACGTTCGAACAGCCAACGACAGACGTGGCGTACTACTACGCGACAGGCTCTCTCGATCGCCATCCTATCAG GATTTTCGACTATGGAGACGACACGGTGCCTCTTCCCTCCCtttccctctgcgcctcgtggCCTTCCACAGTGCAGACAAAGGTCTTCAGCAACCTCGATCACATGTACCTGTTTACAGATCCGGAGTTCAACCGTTATGTCTTTGACACATTTTCGCCAGCCCAACCAAATGCGTCCGGAGGCTCTGCTGACAAGAAAACACAGCAGGACAGAGTGCCCGGCAGCTCGCCTTCCGGTCTTTCCGGAAGTgtgggcgccggcggtgAAAGCGCCTAA